One part of the Flavobacterium johnsoniae UW101 genome encodes these proteins:
- a CDS encoding M1 family metallopeptidase codes for MKNYFGSILTAFLIGFTANAQGLLNKSETVFTHQDTLRGSITKERAWWDLKYYHLDVKVNPKEKSISGSNTVRYTVLTENNRMQIDLQEPMNITKVTQNGKELKFERDGNAFFITLNEKQKVGDTKEIVVSFNGKPKEAVRAPWDGGFSWKKDKNGKDFIATSCQGLGASVWWPCKDHMYDEVENMLISVNVPGDLTEVSNGRLQSVKKEKDGTKTFNWYVANPINNYGVNINIGDYVNFSEVFKGEKGNLDCNYYVLRDNLALAKEQFKDAPKMLKAFENWFGPYPFYEDSYKLVEVPYLGMEHQSSVTYGNQYKNGYLGRDLSGTGWGLKFDFIIIHESGHEWYANNITYKDIADMWVHESFTNYSESLFVEYYYGKDAGAEYVIGCRKNIKNDTPIIGHYDVNNEGSGDMYPKGATMLHMIRQVINDDAKWKSILRGMNKTFYHQTVTGKQIQDYINEQSGINFNRVFAQYLTTTQIPVFEYMFKNGTFGYHWTNCVSKFDMPVRVKLNGVETWLKPTTEWQSVKTDNEDRKIEVDKDFYVTTSNIVE; via the coding sequence ATGAAAAATTACTTTGGAAGCATTTTAACTGCTTTTCTAATTGGTTTTACTGCCAATGCTCAGGGACTTTTAAATAAGTCAGAAACCGTTTTTACACATCAGGATACTTTACGCGGAAGCATCACAAAAGAAAGAGCTTGGTGGGATTTGAAATATTATCACCTTGATGTAAAAGTGAATCCAAAAGAAAAATCAATCTCAGGTTCTAATACAGTTCGTTATACTGTTTTAACAGAAAATAACCGTATGCAGATTGATTTGCAGGAACCAATGAACATTACTAAAGTAACGCAGAACGGAAAAGAATTAAAATTTGAAAGAGACGGAAACGCATTTTTCATCACTTTAAACGAAAAACAAAAAGTTGGCGATACAAAAGAAATTGTAGTATCATTTAACGGAAAACCTAAAGAAGCGGTAAGAGCACCATGGGACGGCGGTTTTTCTTGGAAAAAAGATAAAAACGGAAAAGATTTTATTGCTACATCTTGCCAGGGTTTAGGAGCGAGCGTTTGGTGGCCGTGTAAAGACCATATGTATGATGAAGTAGAAAATATGCTTATCAGCGTTAATGTTCCGGGAGATTTAACAGAGGTTTCTAACGGAAGATTACAAAGCGTTAAAAAAGAAAAAGACGGAACGAAAACTTTCAATTGGTATGTTGCCAATCCTATCAATAATTACGGTGTAAACATCAATATTGGTGATTACGTTAATTTTTCAGAAGTTTTTAAAGGCGAAAAAGGAAATTTAGACTGTAATTATTATGTTTTAAGAGACAATCTGGCTTTGGCGAAAGAGCAGTTTAAAGATGCGCCAAAAATGCTGAAAGCTTTTGAAAACTGGTTCGGGCCTTATCCGTTCTACGAAGACAGTTATAAATTGGTTGAAGTTCCGTATTTAGGAATGGAGCACCAAAGTTCTGTTACATACGGAAATCAATATAAAAACGGTTATTTAGGGCGTGATTTAAGCGGAACGGGCTGGGGATTAAAGTTTGATTTTATCATCATTCACGAATCGGGTCACGAATGGTACGCTAACAATATTACTTACAAAGATATTGCTGATATGTGGGTTCACGAGAGTTTTACAAACTATTCTGAAAGTCTTTTTGTGGAGTATTATTATGGAAAAGATGCCGGAGCAGAATATGTAATTGGATGTAGAAAAAATATTAAAAATGATACTCCAATCATCGGACATTATGATGTAAACAATGAAGGTTCTGGCGATATGTATCCAAAAGGAGCTACAATGCTTCATATGATTCGTCAGGTAATAAATGATGATGCTAAATGGAAATCGATTTTAAGAGGCATGAACAAAACGTTTTACCATCAAACGGTTACTGGTAAACAAATTCAGGATTATATTAACGAACAATCCGGAATTAACTTCAACAGAGTTTTTGCTCAATATTTAACTACAACTCAAATTCCGGTTTTTGAATATATGTTTAAAAACGGAACTTTCGGGTACCACTGGACAAACTGTGTTTCTAAATTTGATATGCCGGTAAGAGTAAAATTAAACGGTGTTGAAACCTGGCTGAAACCAACAACAGAATGGCAGTCAGTAAAAACAGATAATGAAGACAGAAAAATAGAAGTTGATAAAGATTTTTATGTTACGACTTCTAATATTGTAGAATAA